One Cupriavidus necator N-1 DNA window includes the following coding sequences:
- a CDS encoding UTRA domain-containing protein produces MVSAIIESERGMAIDEIRQIVTAVVISEPLADRLGVAARSAGLHLVRHYKRAGKILEISGTIYPADRVSVAFQLKRNIV; encoded by the coding sequence TTGGTCAGTGCAATCATCGAGAGCGAGCGCGGCATGGCAATCGATGAAATCCGACAGATCGTCACTGCCGTGGTGATCTCAGAGCCTTTGGCCGATAGGCTTGGCGTAGCAGCTAGATCAGCCGGTCTGCACCTGGTTCGTCACTATAAACGGGCCGGCAAGATTCTCGAGATTTCGGGCACAATTTATCCGGCGGATCGCGTATCCGTGGCGTTCCAACTCAAGCGAAACATTGTTTGA
- a CDS encoding LysR family transcriptional regulator, whose product MFDWEDLRHFSVFAQEGSLSGAARRLKVDHATVARRISALEAALCLKLVDRRPRAYLLTGEGERVAALGARMEQESFAVERTAAAGQTGVSGDVTISAPPSMAAAVIAPQLGRLREQHPALRICLTGTTHMASLSRREADLAVRLTRPSEGDLVVRKLGVVVFSLYSSASYLSATTPSDYGFIAYDDSMEGSPQQNWLKQQAGTRPIVMVSNELEIQAAAARAGVGIAALPYFLGDRDDGLQRVRSKGKRFEREIWLAVHADIRRAPRIQAVMQFLGSCFTENASLA is encoded by the coding sequence ATGTTCGACTGGGAGGATCTTCGCCATTTCAGCGTCTTTGCGCAGGAAGGCTCACTGTCCGGCGCGGCGCGGCGGCTTAAGGTGGACCACGCCACGGTGGCCCGGCGCATCTCGGCGCTGGAGGCAGCGCTTTGCCTCAAGCTGGTTGACCGGCGTCCGCGTGCCTATCTGCTGACCGGCGAAGGCGAACGCGTAGCCGCGCTGGGCGCCCGCATGGAGCAGGAATCGTTCGCGGTGGAGCGTACGGCGGCGGCCGGGCAGACCGGCGTCAGCGGCGATGTCACGATCAGTGCGCCGCCTTCGATGGCCGCGGCGGTGATCGCGCCCCAGCTAGGCCGCTTGCGTGAACAGCATCCGGCTCTGCGCATCTGCCTGACGGGGACCACGCACATGGCCTCGCTGTCGCGGCGCGAGGCCGATCTGGCCGTACGGCTGACTCGACCCAGCGAAGGCGATCTGGTGGTGCGCAAGCTTGGTGTCGTCGTGTTTTCACTCTATAGCTCCGCCAGCTACCTGAGTGCCACCACGCCATCCGACTATGGCTTTATCGCCTACGACGACAGCATGGAGGGCTCGCCCCAGCAGAATTGGCTGAAGCAGCAGGCGGGAACCCGGCCGATCGTGATGGTCAGCAACGAACTGGAAATCCAGGCCGCGGCGGCACGCGCGGGTGTCGGCATCGCCGCGCTGCCGTACTTCCTGGGCGACCGGGACGATGGTCTCCAGCGCGTGAGGAGCAAGGGCAAGCGCTTCGAACGCGAGATCTGGCTCGCCGTGCACGCTGACATCCGACGTGCGCCGCGGATCCAGGCTGTCATGCAGTTCCTGGGATCATGCTTCACGGAGAACGCCAGCCTGGCGTAG
- a CDS encoding DMT family transporter, translated as MRKPDSLAYVGIIVSTFFWGTNFNAGALIIRHMTPISASIERFLISTTLLLLIFGLQGKLRLSVLRENLWAYVGLGLLGFTAFNLATFFGLQTTTPINGALILATTPLWTMLLAVVFERERIDTARAIGLFFGLLGVGLVITRGDVQMLLALKVARGDAIILAGSLAWAANMVGTRRFVKQATPLENTTFSMLFGTIGLIVLGFMFERPLASIAATPGNIHAAVLYLAVGGSLLAYLLWFRGIHQIGAARTSIFFNLAPVFTMLVSTVLGVPPNAWQLVGAVAVILGVVFASGLVGIPTRARAAQT; from the coding sequence ATGCGCAAGCCAGACAGCCTCGCCTATGTCGGCATCATTGTTTCGACCTTCTTCTGGGGTACCAACTTCAACGCCGGCGCATTGATCATCCGGCATATGACGCCAATCAGCGCATCGATCGAGCGCTTCCTGATCTCGACGACCCTGCTGTTGTTGATCTTCGGGCTGCAAGGCAAGCTTCGGCTCAGCGTGCTGCGCGAAAACTTGTGGGCATACGTGGGCCTCGGGCTGCTTGGCTTTACCGCCTTCAATCTCGCCACCTTCTTTGGCCTGCAAACGACCACGCCGATCAATGGAGCGCTGATTCTCGCCACTACGCCGCTGTGGACCATGCTTCTTGCCGTGGTCTTCGAGCGCGAGCGCATCGATACCGCGCGCGCCATCGGCTTGTTCTTCGGGCTACTCGGCGTGGGGTTGGTCATCACGCGCGGCGACGTACAGATGCTGCTCGCGCTCAAGGTGGCGCGGGGCGATGCGATCATCCTCGCCGGCAGTCTCGCGTGGGCCGCCAACATGGTGGGCACCCGGCGCTTCGTCAAGCAGGCCACGCCACTGGAAAACACCACGTTCTCGATGCTGTTCGGCACCATCGGCCTGATCGTCCTCGGCTTCATGTTCGAGCGTCCGCTGGCGAGCATTGCCGCAACACCCGGCAACATCCATGCCGCCGTGCTGTACCTCGCCGTTGGTGGATCGTTGCTGGCCTACCTGCTGTGGTTCCGCGGCATCCACCAGATCGGCGCGGCACGGACCTCGATCTTCTTCAATCTCGCCCCGGTCTTCACGATGCTGGTCTCGACCGTGCTGGGTGTACCTCCCAACGCATGGCAACTGGTCGGAGCGGTGGCGGTCATCCTGGGTGTGGTCTTCGCCTCGGGACTCGTGGGCATTCCGACCAGAGCCAGGGCCGCTCAAACGTGA